One part of the Conexibacter woesei Iso977N genome encodes these proteins:
- a CDS encoding 2-deoxy-5-keto-D-gluconate 6-phosphate aldolase domain-containing protein: protein MSMALGYDGKLYILAFDHRGSFQKKMFGIEGDPSPEETATISDAKHLIYEGMVKAVEKSDVHADELGVLVDEQFGAPKNIQADAKAAGLKLAMPVERSGQPLFDFEYGADFGAHIEAFDPDFSKVLVRYNPDGDADENRGQLEKLKELADWLHAHDRKFLFELLVPAEAAQLESVGGSEERYDAELRPELMRRAIAEIQDFGIEVDIWKIEGVDERSDAEILAKQARTGEGRSGVVCVLLGRGASDAKVDEWLRAAAPVDGFIGFAIGRSIWWDALKGFLDGSVSRADAQEQIADNYLRFIDVYNSAEQGAGVA from the coding sequence CTCGGCTACGACGGCAAGCTGTACATCCTCGCGTTCGACCACCGCGGGTCGTTCCAGAAGAAGATGTTCGGCATCGAAGGCGACCCCTCGCCCGAGGAGACCGCGACGATCTCCGACGCCAAGCACCTCATCTACGAGGGCATGGTCAAGGCCGTCGAGAAGAGCGACGTGCACGCCGACGAGCTGGGCGTCCTGGTCGACGAGCAGTTCGGCGCGCCCAAGAACATCCAGGCCGACGCGAAGGCCGCCGGGCTGAAGCTGGCGATGCCGGTCGAGAGGTCGGGCCAGCCGCTGTTCGACTTCGAGTACGGCGCCGACTTCGGCGCGCACATCGAGGCGTTCGACCCGGACTTCTCGAAGGTCCTGGTCCGCTACAACCCCGACGGGGACGCGGACGAGAACCGCGGGCAACTGGAGAAGCTCAAGGAGCTGGCGGACTGGCTGCACGCGCACGACCGCAAGTTCCTGTTCGAGCTGCTGGTGCCGGCGGAGGCCGCGCAGCTGGAGTCGGTCGGCGGCTCGGAGGAGCGCTACGACGCCGAGCTGCGCCCCGAGCTGATGCGCCGCGCGATCGCCGAGATCCAGGACTTCGGGATCGAGGTCGACATCTGGAAGATCGAGGGCGTCGACGAGCGCAGCGACGCTGAGATCCTGGCGAAGCAGGCGCGGACCGGCGAGGGACGCTCGGGCGTCGTGTGCGTGCTGCTCGGTCGTGGCGCCTCGGACGCCAAGGTCGACGAGTGGCTGCGCGCGGCCGCGCCGGTCGACGGGTTCATCGGGTTCGCGATCGGACGCTCGATCTGGTGGGACGCGCTGAAGGGCTTCCTCGACGGCTCGGTCTCGCGCGCGGACGCGCAGGAGCAGATCGCCGACAACTACCTCCGCTTCATCGAC